The following is a genomic window from bacterium.
CGACCGTTCCCCCCTCCCCGAAGTCGGGACAGGGCTCGCCGGTCTCGGCGTCGAGCGCGATCAGCCGCGCATCGATCGTTCCGGTGAAGATTCGCGTCGAGCAGAGCGAGCCCGCCGCCGCGCGGGCATCGGTCCACGCGCTCACCCCGCGACAGTTCAGCAGGTACTGCCCCTCGAGGCTGACCTCGGGATCGTATTTCCATCGCTCCGTTCCGGTCTCGGCGTCGAGGGCGATCACCTTGTTGAAGGGCGAGCAGATGTAGAGCGTGTCGTCGACGAGGATCGGTGTGTTCTGGAACGTCGTCGAGGCGGGCGTGCCGTGGGCGCCGACTTCGCCGAGCGCGCCCGAGAGCACGTCGCCGTGGTTGTACGTCCACGCGACCTCGAGCTCCGAGACGTTGTCCGGCGTGATCTGGTCGAGGGGCGAATGACGCCGCCCGCCGGGATCCCCGCCGTAGCTTCCCCAGCCGGCGACGACGTCGCTCTCGTTTCGGACGTTCGATCCGGAGTCGCTGCACCCGACGATCGCGAGGATCAGGCACGGGACGAGGAGCGGGACGAAGCGGAGTCGCAGCATGGAACCTTCCTGTGGTCGCCCTGGTCAGGCGGGCGGGACGGCAGTCTAGACCGGTCGACTCCCTGCGCTACTCGCACCGCGTCGGGGACGGGGATGGGGACGCCGCCGCGCTATCCGTCGAGGGGAGACGGCTGTCCGACCGGATCGAAGAGCCGGCGCTGGGCGTAGTGCGTGTCGAGGTGCTCGTGCACCTCCGCGATCAGGCCGTCCCGGATGGAGAACACGAAGACGTAGTGATTCTCGTAGGGTGCGCCCTTCGCCGTCGTCGCGGTCATCGTCAATTCCACGAAGACGTGGTCGTCGGATGCGGCTCGCGCGGTCGGCTGGATGTCGAGGGAGCCCGCCTCGTACAGGTCCACACCGCCGCCCATCCCCTCGAGCACGGCGGCCTTTCCCACCCAGGGGCCGGGCATCGGCGAGCTCGGCGGCGTGCGCCACACCACGTCCTCGGTGAAGAGCGCCCCGATCTCCGGATCCCCGCTCGCGACGGCTTCGAAATAGCGGTCGATGAGCGCGAGATTCGGATGGGGCGCGGCGATTCCGGATGAGCTTTCGGGCATGGGAGTACGATAGCCTCCCCCCCTCCGCGGAAAGAGGACCGCGGACGACTTCGACGAGAGGACTGCCTTGCTTCGCGCGCCCCTGCTCCAT
Proteins encoded in this region:
- a CDS encoding nuclear transport factor 2 family protein: MPESSSGIAAPHPNLALIDRYFEAVASGDPEIGALFTEDVVWRTPPSSPMPGPWVGKAAVLEGMGGGVDLYEAGSLDIQPTARAASDDHVFVELTMTATTAKGAPYENHYVFVFSIRDGLIAEVHEHLDTHYAQRRLFDPVGQPSPLDG